A section of the Candidatus Bathyarchaeota archaeon genome encodes:
- a CDS encoding 50S ribosome-binding GTPase, with amino-acid sequence MDERFLVFTGRPNAGKSSIIRKITGLNIRSGKRPGTTRRVSIYPLSRGLSLVDMPGYGRITGASIWGTSQVKDEILEFLESQGEAIALTIHVLDLSTFMEVSERLEAKGIVPIDLEMIQYIGETTGEMPVVAANKLDKLKGDWASILSEVKNRIDEDASSKTGCMVLPVSARTGEGIGALKDVIHRKLAAEGFRTPFSNVK; translated from the coding sequence ATGGATGAGCGCTTCCTCGTGTTCACTGGTAGGCCTAACGCAGGGAAAAGTAGCATCATCAGGAAGATCACAGGCCTGAACATCAGATCAGGTAAACGCCCTGGCACCACGAGGCGGGTCTCCATCTACCCCCTTAGTCGGGGCCTCTCCCTTGTAGACATGCCGGGGTATGGGAGGATCACTGGTGCCTCCATATGGGGCACTAGCCAGGTGAAGGACGAGATCCTGGAGTTCCTAGAGTCCCAAGGGGAAGCAATCGCCCTGACGATCCATGTCTTGGACCTCTCCACGTTCATGGAGGTCTCGGAGAGGTTGGAGGCGAAGGGTATTGTGCCCATTGACTTGGAGATGATCCAATACATTGGGGAGACCACAGGGGAGATGCCCGTAGTGGCTGCGAACAAGTTAGACAAGTTAAAGGGCGACTGGGCCTCCATCTTGTCAGAGGTTAAGAATAGGATCGATGAGGACGCCTCATCGAAGACAGGATGCATGGTCCTCCCAGTGAGTGCTAGGACCGGGGAGGGCATAGGTGCATTAAAAGACGTAATCCATAGGAAGCTGGCAGCAGAAGGGTTTAGGACTCCTTTCAGCAATGTGAAATGA
- a CDS encoding arcadin 1 → MIERLILISGTRIMLSSRIKIKVQSVKATKDVEGRDGFQIDFVEVRARPPMVTMTPTDLPAEISQMVVQISKGVQKALPGGDAREYQVRKLTLILTAEELESFNLKPYPNQLYELTIVNGTMSFKEI, encoded by the coding sequence TTGATTGAGCGGCTTATCCTGATCAGTGGTACCAGAATAATGCTGAGTTCTAGGATCAAGATCAAGGTTCAATCCGTCAAGGCGACCAAAGATGTCGAGGGGAGAGACGGCTTCCAAATAGACTTCGTCGAAGTAAGGGCTCGCCCCCCTATGGTTACTATGACCCCCACGGATCTCCCCGCGGAGATCAGTCAGATGGTAGTCCAGATCAGTAAAGGGGTCCAAAAAGCCCTCCCGGGCGGGGACGCTAGAGAGTACCAGGTGAGGAAGCTCACCTTGATCCTTACTGCGGAGGAGCTTGAGAGCTTCAACCTCAAGCCTTATCCCAACCAGCTCTATGAGCTAACCATCGTTAACGGGACCATGAGCTTCAAAGAGATCTAA